The DNA segment agtagTCACCAATTGAAGCCTTAGTGtttttgttgaaaaatattttctctgttttataaacagtatttttttatatttttccttattacataaaagtatcattttagaattttaatatgatttataCCTAATTGAGTTTTATAATAATTGCAAAATGCATTtatcttataaatgattttactTCTCAAACACTATTAATTAAATAGATGTAATTATTAAAGACATAAACacatttgatcattttattaatttctgTGAAAATTGTTAAAACGATATTTTTTTATGGAATGGagagagtattaatttaatctATTAGTGTTAAGAAAAGAAGATCTTATAGTCAAGCATCCAACCCAAATACCATAAGTGTTAAGGTCTTTTTCATcgtttattttcataataagcTCCTCTCATCAACTTGAAAgggcaaaaagaaaagaaaaaaatcaaaataaaaaaacatagacACACAAGAAGGGATAAAGAACCTCTAAATGTAGTGTTCATAAGGACAAGCCCACATGGTGTGGGTTATGTCACTTAGACCCCACAGCTTCACCTCTCACCTTCTTTGCTCCCAACCTTTACTTTTATCAACTTATGTCCCAATCTTCCTTAGATACCGAATCTTTACTACTATTTTATGCAAATAGTTCTTGagcctttttaattttattttcctcttAGTCATAGTCGAGTGTCTCTAAACGCTGGACCCGATTTATCCACTAACTCTAAAACCTGTTTAACTCTCAACGTTCATGAAAGATAATAACAGTATTTTTTAATACTCTTTTCCATTTCATAATCGTTTTAAAATGTATGGTGACATGTTATACTGGTAAGGGGTATTTATGTATAGCAATAAGATGTAACAAAGAAGTAagtaaaaataaacattttaaaagggaaaatagaaaacataaaccAGTAGGGGACCTATGTGTGTGGGTCAATGTTGCTTTCTATTTAAAGCTAAGCAGAATGATATCAATGGATTAGTTTCTCCAACCTCTTTCATCTCTTCTAAGCAACCTACCCAAACAACATTACATAAATCTAAATCTCTCCTCATACATTTATAGCAAATCATCTCTTGCTTTAAGCACACACTCTCACACACAAAATCAGAGCGTTTCTCCCCGTCCTCTATTCTGTTTGTACTTTTGGTCTCACTTTAAAGATCAAATCCGTAAATTCAAGTTTAGAGATTTTTTGCAGAGAACGATATGTTGGAAAGTCTTGTCTCTCTAGAAAGCATGTCCTTGAGCTCCATGGATGTGTCTGTACTTGAAAGGCTTAAATggctgcaacaacaacaacaacaagttctGAGCACTACTAATGCTTCACCTGAACTTCTTCAGTTCCATGGAACCAACAATGATGAGTTGTTGCAGAATACCTTCAGCCATTTTCAAATGCTTCGATCTGGTTTTGGACCAAACTATAGCATGGGTTTTGGTCCTTCACATGAAGCTATGGATGGCTGCATTTCAAGAACAAATAGCTGCCAGATGGATCAAGCCGATACAGTGGGGGTAATGTTGAAGAACAGTGAAGAAAACATAACTATTTCCTtgaaaaacaagagaaaatcAGAGGTTTGCTAGATCAAATTTTGGTTTAAAAGTATGTTTTGAAACATGGGTTTGATGTTTCTAATATAATTATGTCTCAGGTTAAGACAAGGGAAGAGGAAAAGACAGAGAAGAAGATCAAAGTAGAGGCTGAGACTGAGTTAAACATGAAAGTAAAATCAAACTTGAGTAACACGGAAGCATCTTCAGAAACTTCAAAGCAGAAATCAAAGGCAGCTTCAGAGAACCAGAAATTGGATTATATCCACGTTAGAGCTCGTCGAGGCCAAGCAACAGACAGACACAGTTTAGCAGAAAgggtaaaaaaaatgtttcaaccAATTTTCTTGTGCTACAAGTCAAAAGATAATTCTAGGGTTTTAATTGGATATTTCCTTTGGCAGGCAAGAAGAGAAAAGATCAGCAAGAAGATGAAGTATCTGCAAGATCTTGTCCCTGGATGCAACAAAGTCACTGGAAGAGCTGGTATGCTTGATGAGATAATTAATTATGTTCAATCTCTCCAGAGGCAAGTTGAGGTAAGTAATGAAACCATAATTCTCTGTTTCACCATTAACCAAATTTAGAAGTCTAAATCTTCTAAGTGACAAACTTTTGCAGTTCTTGTCGATGAAACTGGCTGTCCTAAACCCAGAACTCGAGCTTGCTATGGAGGACTTATCTGTAAAACAGGTGAAGCCAGTCTCTAGACCCTCAAGATCAAACTGTTCTTATTCAAGAACTTATGATAATAAAGCTTTTTCATTTGTTATGAAATTTCAGTTTCAGGCGTACTTTACAAATCTTCCTGTAGTAGTTGCTTCAAAGCCATCACTAATGGTTGATGCGCCATTGTTTCCGCTGGATCAGCAAGGATCTCTAGATTTATCAGTGATAAACCCGAACCAAGCAACAACTATTGAAGCTGTAAGAACATTTATCAATCTGAAAACTTCTCTGAGTTCTTGTTACTTGTCTGAGAAGTAACCTGTctcttttatctctttgtttCAGCCATCTGCAAGCTGGGAAACTCAATCACAGAGTCTCTACAACACATCTAGCCTCGGATTTCAGTACTAAGAAAATATTCATTGAAGCAATGAAGTTGACATCATCAGGATCAGATTCAGAACCATATTCTACTTTATATGCGGATAAAAGTGACAACTACGTGTTCATGGAATATTTTTCAGCTTTTGCATTATCTTTTGATCCTTGTTTTCTGATATTTAAACCAGAAGAACTGGAGACAGCAATTTAATGGTCTTGTCACCATCAATCTTTGTATAAATCTTGGTTTATAAgataatatatagagagagagaggaaaagaGTAAATAAACACTATGTTTTACAGGACTTATAGATAGATATGTGTAGTAGAAGAAAGAGACAACTCTTGTGGCGACTACAATTCCTTGTtggatatataataatattgaaGCATATTAttgatgtttttcttatttcttattCTGCAACTTGTAAAATCCCAATCTTTCTAAGATAGCATTGTCAACTAAATGTAGTCATTTGTCTATTAGGCGGCCTTCTAGTCCATTGCTATCAGAATTCATTACAAGGTCACCATGAGTTACTGAGATCGTCAAAAATAATTGGAACCTCGAATATACAGTGTCTAAGCggccagtttttttttttttttttttttttgcatactTAACCATTTTATTGATATTCAAACAAGTTCACAAAATCATTACAGAATTAACTTAAGACCCGCGCAATGTGCAgaatgaatgttatatataaaactaattttaatatattattatctatttgtattcatttacgtattatgtttataattaaattagagtaaagtcataaatctaaacaatacatcttttttatttacgatatttttttggtaaataaatcaaaacaattattttttattttatatggtatataactaaatttcaatgacatggacatagatatatagtatattttaatataaatatttattattgagaactcatactcatatgataaacacacaatttctaatgtgcgatttttttaatgcaaatttcaaaattaaaatattaaggtttcaatactttttcaatacaagtttagaaattatcatatttaagtttttttctatgttatatagtttaattttaaactatattaatatataatgggacatttgctaaaaacaacccaaatattcaagtcaaatctaaaagtgtaccccactttcagtcaaatgcaaaaccaacctaaaaGGGTAGTGAAAATACTAGTtaacccttatgaccaaacaaaaaaacagaaatgtattttacgtttctatccttcggaagtctacacgtaataaaagaagtctacatatatatagatttcCTACGATGTCTACCTTATAGACTTATTTtgtagtctacactctaatttgatctaataatttaattttgaaaatgtataaaaataattattgtgatatttttaactaatcatcaatataatggataatatgaactaaataaattaaaatttcatataattgaacaattttgaagaatatatactaatttggttatcatgtgttagacaatgttcatagtttagaaacaaaatgttcttacatgttatgtcttttagtagttgatttcatagggttggattttagattttgttttttttattgttttgttatcTTAAATCTGCATAgtaatgtttagtagtttatattttgtacaattgagactttttgattatcaagcaaaacatttagcgtttgagatttgtggtttagggtttagggtttcgtagacctacaataaagtctatttatctgTAGACGTCCTTTTCAGTCTATTTTATTGGTATTTacaaaaaatcttaaattttaaattaaatttagggTATAGTAGACGTCTTTTTGGTCTACTAGGATACAATTGATTAATTTAGGGTATAGTAGACGTCTTTTTTAGTTTAATAAGACCTGAAATTACAAAAAAGattgattaaattttgtttttatggaAACGGAAATgatatcatatattaaaattattataaaaataaagaaaaaataaataaattatatatataaataaagaacaaaaaataatttatataaatatataaatatatatatataaaaaattgtaataGACATACCGATTGTAGACCTACTTGTGTGTCTACGGAACCGGAAACAATttaatttaaccaaaataatataatctAACAAGTATTAAACCAGAaaagttttaacctaaccggataaCTTTCCCGACatataaatacaatttttaGTCTTCATTTGGTAAAAAAAGACAAACCCTAGCGGccgttactctctctctctctctctctctcgggcGATTTCCGGTGAAGTCAACCCGTTTCTGCCGCTTACACTGGTTGCCGTCCCGCTGCTGCTGCTATATCTTCCCTCTGTAAGGTAGTAGTCTTCGATTTGTTCTGTTTCATGTTGATTCACAGATTTTGGTCTTTGTTGAAGTCTTTGTCGATGTCCTGTCTCGTCGTCGTTGTCAGAGTCGTGTCGTAGTCGTGCCGTTGTTAAGTaactttttgctttttttttcagatctgagccGGCGAAGGAACATTGTGTATGTATGTCTCTCTATCCAACTGTTGAGGTAATTTTCTCTTTATCTGGTTCATGTCTTGTGTGAATGTACAAACTGATTCGATAAATCTCAGAGTTCAGTTTTGTTTTACCCGTAAGGGCCTGGTTTAAGTTCGAGTGGTTGTTTTTTTGCAGCTTTTGAAGGGCTTGAGAAAGAAGAGGGCCACCTCAAAACAACTAATCACAACAATATTGTAACTTCAGCTCGTAATATTCACTGAACTTGATAGTTAATCCTTGGAGTTTTCCCTTGACATTTCTAGTCTGATTTTTCCTTGCAGGTTCAACTTCTCTACTCTTTTCAAGAGAAATCATGAGTAGGCTATAAGCAATCTAGCTAGAGTAGTGATGATTCTTCTGCCATAACCGGCATTGACAGCTTGCTGGCAAGTGAGGTGCCTATCGGTTATCAGGCTGGGACTTTCACTTTAGAGGACTGACCTACAGTCCTGGCATGGCTCGGTCTAGGTTGGTCCCACTTTTAATTCTGTTAATCATAAGAGCAAAAAAAGATTTGAGTCTTactttgtttatttgtttgtttaacAGGCGTTTAAGAGAGATTCTCCACCGGTTGTAGACTTCAATAGCGATCTTGAAACTCTCTGAGACGAGAAAATTGCAAGAAGGCGGAAGCTTTGTATCCACTGTCAATACTGTATCACAACCAACTGTTACGGACATTGCAGGTTTCTAATTTTTGTCTTTTATTAATGCAAATTGATTTTTAGATTACCGAACTTATGTTTTCTAGATAGACATAGCTTTTATAGATCCATGAGTGTGTATTAAAAGTCAACTCTCCTCTGTTTAATTTTGCAGCATCAGTATGTCTATGGAGTTCTTGTATTTTAAGCCATGGCCACATTCATTGGCCAAGTCTATGTTCTATCGTTGATTGCACTCTTTGTGGCCGCTTCAACTGCCCTGATTGTGCAACCATTTTTTGGCTAGAATTGGAGGATATGAAGTTTTTGGTAATAGGTGTTTGTATTATATGCCTTTGTACTAGCTATATTGTATTGTGCTTTTGTATCACTGCTGTATTATGTAATTTTCTTGGATATTCTGTACTGAAGTGTACTCGACCGAAAGTAGACTTGTTTAATACAACTCCAAATGAATACATCAAAGTTAAGACTCACAGTTCAACAAAATGTCATCACGTAACACAACTTAAAAGCAATAAAACATGGCACATAATACTGACTCAAGACCACAAATTCAATATAAGTTTATAAGTTTCACACTTGTCTATCTCTATTGTAAAATTATGTGCGGTAAGGAGtaaataaaaacacataaatactAATAATCAACATAAGAGAGTCCCATTCTaatatttctgatttttttctcaagGTACGTAGAAATGATCTTACATATCACTCTTCCATAAACTAACATTCTTCAACCACAACAAGTATTCTCTTTTcacttttgaaattataaagtAGACTTATAAAGACATCTACACTTATTAGCTAACTAGATAGTAAAATCAAAATGTtggtaatttaataattataaaagattatattttcaaaatacctCAAGaccattaggattaactaacgCACACTGTCAAACtaaaaaatcttgaaaatacattacgaataatacacaaatccatcttttatagatttttctatgtaGACTTTATAATCCGTCTACATAATAATAGACTGTTTTTTCAGTTTACGTTTGTAGACTGTCAAGTTAGTCTATAATTAGggttagtttttgcaattgaaaaatccATGGGTTatcatttgtatttaaaaaaaaagttatgatttTATATGAGTAGACTTTATTTTCAGTCTACATTTTgaaaaggttagtttttgcaattgaccagaattcaACCAGAATTTGATTTTCCAAAGGAGACTTCATTTACAGtctacattttttaattttttaaaacaggttagtttttgcaattgaccaaattTGACTTTGTACAAATAGATTGATATGAACGTCTACACATGTGTAGACTTCAACTGAAGTCTACCCCAAATTCgaaaggttagttttgcatttgaccaaaataaaaaagtagacttcatatgcaatCTACGTTTTTTTTTCCTGAGAATAGTAGACTGAATATGAAGTCTACACTATTTTTTGATTCGGTCAACTATATAATCTTttagtcaaatacaaaactaacctattcaaCGGAGttaaagttttggtcaaatgcaaaattgACTTTTTGTAGACTTTCATAGCAGTCTACATAATGTAGACTTCTCGTGAAGTCTACtatgaaaagtcaaaagttgCATAGAGTTTGGCCAAATgcaaaaactaacctctttacGTAAACTTCTTAGTAAGTCTAcctacttttttgtttttgttttcaaaggtTAAGATGCAGACTTCTAAGGAAGTCtactatacaaaaaaaattattttggtcaattgcaaaagtaacctgtgCGTTGAACAATAGATCGCATCGTACGTCTACACATAAGagtagacatacaaaacagtctactATCGCGACACAGATATGAAAAATGACAAAAACCCAGTAAatagttatctttttttttgtgtaaagcTCGTTTCCACCATTTACCACCGTCCAAGCTCCAAATATGACCAAAAAGAACCACCTTTTTCGACTAACCACTGAataaactcgaaaatatgaaagtTTAGATTACAAAAATGGAAGTTATGAAAGATTTTCAGATGAAAATGAAGAGGAaatgagagaaaatgaagatttgttagtttagaaagagaaaaaagtGGTTACAAATTGAATTCTTGAGGTTTTaagagctcaaaaatggtggtttATGGTGGTTGGAAAATTGATGATAATGGTATtgttgtaaataagaagaaatgttTAGGGTGTAATAGgttttttctcattttcaaaattattaaataattatttaataatggCACTTTGgtaaataattgaaaaacataaGGAGGATTTGGAACTTTCAAGGATGAAtagtaatgacaaaaaaaaagaggttggTTTTGGAATTGACTCCAAATTTTAGGTTGATTTTGAAAAAAGCCCATATATAATAgaatgtctagtaaatgagacttcatatgcatacgatttatgatcatttgtatctcgttattaccaaaaaacaaataaactagTGACCACAAAATTTCAGTGTGAGACATTTAATgtctttaataatttatagtcattttaaaaattcaaaatataacatataagaaaaaatattttttattatatagttaatgtggttgtttaatatcttttaataatataaaattaaaaaaaaatagctaagagacaaaaattattatcaaatatttatcattcataatcattaattatcatatatacgttaattattttagataattccgtagattttatttaaagaaagtgcgagaatattcttttgtacactatttatcaatttaatagttagttttataaaaaaatataatataagttaagatggaccaacttatttttctacgAAATCTGAATTACATTCTCATtgtgacacgtggctacaaaacaatgttgtaatgtttctcaattaatatataagggattatcAAAGACAAACTATTACATAAGCATAAATGTGAATCATCTCTTAGGGACTAGCAAAACTGTAACCACTTAAGTAACAATGACAAAACGAGCAAAATCGGAGATTAACTGATAACTAGCATTAAACACCAGTAAATCAATTGTCATTTGTAAGCCCATTAAAATGCATCTTTCTACTCAAAATTGCTTAGTGCCTAAGCTTTAATTATCACAGCATATTATCGTGACAtgtaatttaatgttttaaccATCTGAATTAAACCCCCCATATTGTATGTTAGTGATCAAAAGCAATATCAATGGATATACGAATgatgatattgatttttaatatttctaaaaagtGACATAGTCGGTCTCTTTGCTGATCAGGCttgcgggttcggtttattcgggTAGTTTGGGTCGTTCAGCTCAAAATTTGGCTAGTTATGGTCGGTCaaaatttggttagtttggttaagttttcagtttaaaattgaataaaattcaaaaagttggttattttggttattttggttcAAATTTTAGTTAATTGGTTCGGTTTTTTGGTTATTTCGATTCGGAATTTTGGTTAAAATTGTTATtgtttgaaattattattattttttagaaaatcgaACAAACCGATTATCAAACCGAAAaccatttttttgtttaccAAACTGAACCGAACTTCCGAACCAAACTAACTGAAAACctttttcggtttggttcggttaaaAATTCCAGCCCTAAATGATATACTTACATATTTAGCTTACCACCAATAAATTTTCTAGCTAGATTTTCTTAATTCTTCATGCATTTAAATACATAAACAGATCACAACTACTTTTTCTTGCATATCGGTGTTAGATTTGTTGGCTTGATAACTTTCAGCTTACTAATTTGTTTTCCAACTTTATCAATGTACTATAAATCTATTATTAGTATACTACTATAGACTATAGTGATATGTATAATCGcccaaaaatattatcaaaatatgtttttctaaaAGTAGCTTTCAAGCTAACAAGTGGGTCAATGTTCTTTTCTCATATAATTTTTCCTACCAATGATCTAATCTATGAACTGTCTGATTTTGACAGGATCTGTTAGATATTATCcataaacaaatatgaaaattgaAGAATGAGAGTAGTTAAGAGATTTTGAAAG comes from the Brassica napus cultivar Da-Ae chromosome A7, Da-Ae, whole genome shotgun sequence genome and includes:
- the LOC106357721 gene encoding transcription factor HBI1 translates to MLESLVSLESMSLSSMDVSVLERLKWLQQQQQQVLSTTNASPELLQFHGTNNDELLQNTFSHFQMLRSGFGPNYSMGFGPSHEAMDGCISRTNSCQMDQADTVGVMLKNSEENITISLKNKRKSEVKTREEEKTEKKIKVEAETELNMKVKSNLSNTEASSETSKQKSKAASENQKLDYIHVRARRGQATDRHSLAERARREKISKKMKYLQDLVPGCNKVTGRAGMLDEIINYVQSLQRQVEFLSMKLAVLNPELELAMEDLSVKQFQAYFTNLPVVVASKPSLMVDAPLFPLDQQGSLDLSVINPNQATTIEAPSASWETQSQSLYNTSSLGFQY